A window of Coriobacteriia bacterium contains these coding sequences:
- a CDS encoding 16S rRNA (uracil(1498)-N(3))-methyltransferase has protein sequence MSAHRFFLTAPLAPVPGGLMPMAPADVHHAVDVLRLRVGETIDVVEPDGRVWRISLTEVGSEGVVGDVVREIPTLSLPRVTLFQGVAKGDKMDDIVRQAVEVGAEAIVPILTARSVVQLDERRSAQRAERWQRVALAAAKQSKRATVPLVSAPVPLRDALVELAAFDGAVVLWEECEGLGIASAVKRCASSADARVALIVGPEGGLATEEVDALVALGATPATLGPTILRTETAAIVALALAIGALGGLGGSDD, from the coding sequence ATGAGCGCACACCGCTTCTTCCTCACAGCTCCTCTTGCGCCGGTCCCCGGCGGGCTTATGCCGATGGCGCCCGCCGACGTGCATCATGCGGTCGACGTGCTGCGTCTGCGGGTCGGCGAGACCATCGATGTCGTGGAACCCGACGGGCGCGTGTGGCGCATCTCACTCACGGAGGTGGGAAGCGAGGGCGTGGTGGGCGATGTCGTGCGTGAGATCCCAACCCTTTCGCTCCCGCGAGTCACGCTCTTTCAGGGCGTGGCCAAGGGCGACAAGATGGACGACATAGTGCGTCAGGCTGTTGAGGTCGGCGCCGAGGCGATCGTTCCGATTCTGACAGCCCGCAGCGTCGTGCAGCTCGATGAGCGCAGGTCCGCGCAGCGCGCCGAGCGCTGGCAGCGTGTCGCGCTGGCGGCGGCCAAGCAGTCCAAGCGCGCGACGGTGCCGCTCGTGTCGGCACCGGTGCCCCTTCGTGATGCGCTGGTTGAGTTGGCCGCCTTCGACGGTGCCGTTGTGCTGTGGGAGGAGTGCGAGGGCCTCGGAATCGCGTCGGCAGTGAAGCGCTGCGCTTCCTCGGCAGACGCACGTGTAGCGCTGATCGTCGGCCCGGAGGGAGGGCTCGCCACCGAGGAGGTCGACGCGCTCGTTGCGCTGGGCGCGACTCCCGCTACGCTTGGGCCCACCATCCTGCGCACTGAGACCGCCGCGATCGTGGCTCTTGCACTCGCGATCGGGGCGCTAGGCGGCCTGGGCGGCTCGGATGACTGA
- a CDS encoding MiaB/RimO family radical SAM methylthiotransferase, translated as MTERFGRGVAIRTLGCKVNRAESEAIAAALLGDGAPLSEESDAAVVVVNTCTVTGEADAKARKAVRHALAGASQPTVVVTGCLAALDHDALAALGERVVVEADKSRVAALVEELLGAQASRGGDHPLVSRAEDPAFRTRVSLKVEDGCDAFCSYCIVPYARGVPRAVALDEVVTQALSLVATGTREIVLTGINIGRYEHAGHDLADVIDAVAATGIARVRLSSIEPLDLTPRLLAAMAAAPAFCAHLHVPLQAGSDSVLAAMGRAYTCEEFLERIRAAREALPGLVVTTDVLAGFPGETAEQAAETLALCERVGFGKLHVFRYSRRPGTPAAIRADQVDEPTKGARAAGLRQLSARLAAARATARVGAAAEVLVERVVRAGDAQPMAEGTTRDYLRVKFPALGAAPGELAQVRLVHVDGEHLLGERLL; from the coding sequence ATGACTGAGCGCTTCGGCCGCGGCGTTGCGATTCGCACGCTCGGCTGCAAGGTCAATCGTGCGGAGAGCGAGGCGATCGCCGCAGCATTGCTGGGCGACGGCGCGCCGCTTTCCGAGGAGTCCGATGCCGCCGTGGTCGTCGTCAACACCTGCACGGTAACCGGCGAAGCCGACGCCAAGGCGCGCAAAGCCGTACGCCACGCGTTAGCCGGCGCCTCGCAGCCAACCGTTGTGGTGACCGGCTGCCTCGCTGCGCTGGATCACGATGCGCTAGCGGCGCTTGGGGAGCGGGTGGTGGTGGAGGCCGACAAGTCCCGCGTGGCAGCGCTCGTCGAAGAGCTGCTCGGCGCTCAGGCGTCGCGCGGAGGCGACCATCCTCTGGTGTCGCGCGCCGAGGACCCGGCGTTTCGCACTCGGGTCTCGCTCAAGGTCGAGGACGGTTGCGACGCGTTCTGCAGCTACTGCATCGTGCCGTATGCGCGTGGAGTCCCCCGTGCTGTGGCGCTGGATGAGGTCGTTACGCAGGCGCTGTCGCTTGTCGCGACCGGGACGCGCGAGATCGTACTGACCGGCATTAACATCGGCCGCTATGAGCATGCCGGCCACGACTTGGCCGACGTGATCGACGCAGTCGCGGCGACCGGCATCGCTCGCGTTCGGCTGTCAAGCATCGAGCCGCTCGATCTGACGCCGCGCCTACTCGCCGCGATGGCAGCCGCACCTGCGTTCTGCGCGCACCTGCACGTGCCGCTGCAGGCCGGAAGCGACTCCGTGCTCGCCGCCATGGGTCGCGCCTACACGTGCGAGGAGTTCTTGGAGCGCATCCGAGCCGCTCGCGAAGCGCTACCTGGCCTGGTGGTGACCACCGACGTGCTGGCCGGCTTCCCCGGCGAGACCGCCGAACAGGCTGCTGAGACGCTGGCGTTGTGCGAGCGAGTCGGCTTTGGGAAGCTGCACGTCTTTCGGTACTCGCGGCGCCCGGGCACGCCGGCGGCCATCCGCGCAGACCAGGTCGACGAGCCGACCAAGGGCGCTCGCGCCGCTGGTCTTCGCCAGCTTTCGGCTCGCCTCGCCGCGGCCCGCGCTACCGCCCGAGTCGGTGCCGCGGCTGAGGTGCTGGTGGAGCGCGTCGTGAGGGCGGGCGATGCGCAGCCGATGGCCGAGGGCACGACGCGAGACTACCTGCGCGTGAAGTTCCCGGCACTGGGCGCCGCCCCGGGAGAGCTCGCACAGGTTCGCCTCGTGCACGTGGACGGGGAGCACCTGCTCGGCGAGCGGCTCCTCTGA
- a CDS encoding PhoH family protein: protein MVESTQIRLVVPPELDMTRLLGQGDALLRLIEDHFESDIAVRGNQITISGQSGDSQTVSSLFAEMIQLVERGEQLNSENLERSIELVKHGEVSPTALHGDIILTHKGKTIRPKTAGQKRYVDAIRKNTVTFGIGPAGTGKTYLAMAMAVESLKHKEVGRIILTRPAVEAGESLGYLPGTLTEKVDPYLRPLYDALFDMMDAEKSAQLTDRGVIEIAPLAYMRGRTLNDSFVILDEAQNTSPEQMKMFLTRLGFGSKVVITGDVTQIDLPKGASGLKQVRDILGGIQDIEFIDLTGKDVVRHKLVQRIVTAYGEHEEAKAAAEEAKHR from the coding sequence ATCGTGGAATCCACTCAGATACGTCTCGTCGTCCCGCCTGAACTGGACATGACCAGGCTCCTCGGCCAAGGCGACGCGCTCCTCAGGCTCATCGAGGACCACTTCGAGTCCGACATCGCAGTTCGCGGCAACCAGATCACCATCTCAGGCCAGTCCGGCGACAGCCAGACCGTCTCTTCGCTCTTCGCCGAGATGATTCAGCTCGTCGAGCGCGGCGAGCAGCTCAACTCCGAGAACCTCGAGCGCTCGATCGAGCTGGTCAAGCACGGAGAGGTATCTCCGACAGCCCTTCACGGCGACATCATCCTGACCCACAAGGGCAAGACGATCCGTCCCAAGACTGCAGGTCAGAAGCGCTATGTCGATGCGATCCGCAAGAACACCGTCACGTTCGGCATCGGCCCGGCCGGTACGGGCAAGACCTATCTCGCCATGGCGATGGCTGTCGAGTCGCTCAAGCACAAGGAGGTCGGGCGCATCATTCTGACGCGTCCGGCGGTTGAGGCGGGGGAGTCGCTCGGCTACCTTCCGGGCACTCTGACCGAGAAGGTCGATCCGTATTTGCGCCCGCTCTACGACGCGCTGTTCGACATGATGGATGCCGAGAAGTCGGCGCAGCTCACGGATCGCGGCGTCATCGAGATCGCGCCGCTGGCCTACATGCGTGGGCGCACCCTCAACGACTCCTTCGTCATCCTCGATGAGGCGCAAAACACCAGCCCGGAGCAGATGAAGATGTTCCTGACGCGTCTGGGCTTCGGCTCAAAAGTCGTTATCACCGGCGACGTGACGCAGATTGACCTGCCCAAGGGGGCGTCGGGCCTCAAGCAGGTCCGCGACATTCTCGGCGGTATCCAGGACATCGAGTTCATCGACCTGACCGGCAAGGATGTCGTCAGGCACAAACTGGTGCAGCGCATCGTCACGGCGTACGGCGAGCACGAAGAAGCCAAAGCAGCTGCCGAGGAGGCGAAGCACCGCTAA
- a CDS encoding HDIG domain-containing protein, with protein sequence MGRYREITSRAVTKLPGRLKSPLAGRAVLFVLVGATAAFIVLIGGVTVFFADMADGTPYQIAAISGVWGAVGAATATIAALILMPFIRDGLGLAEDIRLLEAASPAHPLMKELITKAPGTYTHSVATANLAEAAAESIGADTLLTRVGAYYHDVGKIRRPVYFFENQQPGFNPHDKCKPQLSAVIITAHVNDGLELAKQYHLSPRIQAIIRQHHGTSLVRYFYNKAAATDAGVFEADFRYQGEKPDTREAALIMLADSSEAAVRALRQPSEPRVMAVVRAIVEEKLSDGQLDDSQLSVGDMERIVETYSHMLTSMYHTRIEYPVAPDISGRPASADQHREPSRA encoded by the coding sequence ATGGGTAGGTATCGCGAGATCACTTCCCGTGCAGTGACGAAGCTTCCCGGACGGCTCAAGTCGCCGCTGGCGGGCCGCGCCGTGCTCTTCGTGCTTGTGGGTGCGACCGCCGCCTTCATCGTGCTCATTGGCGGCGTCACGGTCTTCTTTGCCGACATGGCTGACGGGACGCCGTACCAGATCGCCGCCATCTCGGGCGTGTGGGGCGCTGTGGGCGCAGCCACCGCGACGATCGCGGCGCTGATCCTCATGCCGTTCATTCGCGACGGTCTCGGACTGGCCGAGGACATCCGTCTTCTCGAGGCGGCAAGCCCTGCGCATCCGCTCATGAAGGAGCTCATCACCAAGGCGCCGGGCACGTATACGCACTCGGTGGCAACTGCGAACTTGGCCGAAGCGGCTGCCGAGAGCATCGGCGCGGACACGCTGCTGACGCGGGTCGGTGCCTACTACCACGACGTGGGCAAGATTCGTCGGCCGGTCTACTTCTTCGAGAACCAGCAGCCGGGCTTCAACCCTCACGACAAGTGCAAGCCTCAGCTCTCGGCGGTCATCATCACTGCGCACGTCAACGACGGGCTTGAACTGGCCAAGCAGTACCATCTCTCGCCCCGCATCCAGGCGATCATTCGCCAGCACCACGGGACGAGCCTCGTGCGCTACTTCTACAACAAGGCGGCCGCCACCGACGCCGGCGTCTTCGAGGCTGACTTCCGGTATCAGGGCGAGAAGCCCGACACCCGCGAGGCAGCGCTCATCATGCTGGCTGACTCGAGCGAGGCTGCCGTGCGCGCCCTGCGCCAGCCGTCCGAGCCGCGCGTCATGGCGGTCGTGCGTGCGATCGTCGAGGAGAAGCTCAGCGACGGTCAGCTCGACGATTCGCAGCTCTCGGTGGGTGACATGGAGCGCATCGTGGAAACGTACTCTCATATGCTCACCAGCATGTATCACACGCGCATCGAGTACCCGGTTGCGCCCGACATCTCAGGGAGGCCGGCAAGTGCAGATCAGCATCGTGAGCCATCGAGAGCCTGA
- a CDS encoding diacylglycerol kinase, giving the protein MPTSNRSILWSFNYAISGVVYALRTQRNMRIHVAAALASLIVALVLQVGTVGLVAIVFAISLVFVTELANTAIEAAVDVATTTYDPLAKVAKDVAAGAVLVAATNALVIAYLVLFDPVTRVASHGLVIVEAAPATLTVIALGLTLLIVIILKALTREGSFVHGGWPSGHAALAFGAAASLAYVTNSVKATVLAFFIAVLVAQSRVEGEIHTISQVILGALLGTLTVTAIYQVFFR; this is encoded by the coding sequence ATGCCGACGAGCAACCGCTCGATCCTTTGGAGCTTCAACTACGCGATCTCGGGCGTGGTCTACGCGCTACGCACGCAGCGCAACATGCGAATCCACGTCGCGGCGGCCCTTGCATCGCTGATAGTTGCCCTCGTACTGCAGGTGGGCACGGTGGGGTTGGTGGCGATAGTCTTCGCCATCAGCTTGGTCTTCGTCACCGAGCTGGCGAACACCGCGATCGAGGCTGCCGTCGACGTCGCAACCACCACCTACGACCCGCTTGCCAAGGTCGCCAAGGACGTTGCCGCAGGTGCGGTGCTCGTGGCGGCCACCAACGCGCTCGTCATCGCGTACCTGGTGCTGTTCGATCCCGTCACGCGTGTCGCGTCTCACGGTCTCGTGATCGTCGAGGCGGCACCGGCCACGCTGACCGTGATCGCGCTGGGGCTGACGCTTCTCATCGTCATCATCCTGAAGGCACTGACGCGCGAGGGTTCGTTCGTTCATGGAGGCTGGCCCAGCGGGCACGCGGCGCTGGCTTTCGGAGCGGCGGCATCGCTCGCGTACGTCACCAACAGCGTCAAGGCCACCGTGCTCGCGTTCTTCATCGCAGTGCTCGTCGCCCAAAGCCGCGTTGAAGGCGAGATACACACCATCTCGCAGGTGATTCTGGGCGCGTTGCTGGGCACGCTGACGGTGACCGCGATCTATCAGGTATTCTTCAGATAG